The Ignavibacteriota bacterium genome contains the following window.
AAAATATGAGAATATTTTTTAATAAATATTATAAATATTTGACAGTTGTTTCAAGCTGGATATTTTTATTGTTTTTGCCTGTTAATTTAGAAGCAGACACAACTAAAACCAAATGTTTCGGTATTGACCGTGGTATTGAAGATTGGAGAAAAAAAGATACGATTGAAACTTCGGTTTTGATGCCAATTGATGGTGAGGATTTTATTAAGGCTTATCCAAATCCTTCAGTATCACTTGTTTTCTTTGAGATTAAGAGAGACTTGGCAGACTATACAGCAACGATTGAAGACATCAGAGGATTTACGATAAATCGGTTTGATAACGAAAAATTGATTGATGAGATATTATCGTGGGATTTAAGAAATGATGCTGGTGAGAAAGTTGCACCCGGAGCATATTTCCTGAAGATAAAATCGCAAAAAGGAATACTTATTAAAAAATTTATTATAGAATAATGACAGATATAATATTAGCAGTATTTTTGATAACCGCAACATTTTTTTTCATGGAGTTTGTTGCTTGGTTTACACATAAATATGTGATGCATGGATTTTTGTGGTCTTTGCATCGCGACCATCATGTTCAGCCAAAAGGATTTTTCCAGCGGAATGATACTTTTTTCCTGATTTTTGCAATCCCAAGTTGGCTATTTATTATGTTTGGCATGATGAACGGTTTCGATTTTAGAATTTGGATAGGCTTAGGCATTATGCTGTATGGAATAGCTTATTTTCTATTTCATGAAGTATTGATACACCAAAGGATGAAAAAATTAAGAAAAATTTTATTTAGAAATCTTGATAATTCGTATTTAAAGTCAGTCATCAAAGCGCATCATGCTCATCATAAATATCTTGACAAGAATCCGGGTGAATCTTATGGTATGCTGATAATTGGTAAGAAATACAAAATTAATAAAAGCTAAAAAAATTATTTAGTAACAATTTTAAGACCTATAATACCACAAACAATCATCAGGAGGAAAAAAATTCTCCAGAATTCTGCAGATTCTTTAAATAGAATTATGCCTAATACTGCAGTACCGACTGCACCGATACCTGTCCAGACTGCATAAGCAGTTCCTACAGGCAGATGCTTAACTGCAATACCAAGACCCAGCATAGAAATAATCAGCAAAATAACTGTAATAATTGTCCATTTCAGGTTTGTAAATCCTTCCGAAAGCTTCATGCTCACAGCCCAGCCCACTTCAAAGAGCCCTGCAACAGATAGAATTATCCAATATATAAGTTTTTCATTCATATTATCATAATAGAATTACCACCACCACTCGCGTTTGGATTGGCGTGTCATAAGGTCATGGATAGCTTCCATTGGTTTAACATTTTCAAATAATATACGGTAAACCTGTTCTGAAATCGGCATTTCGACATTATGCTTTTTGCCGAGCTCTATAGCAGCTTTTGTTGTATATACGCCCTCAGCAACCATTTTCATTTGGGATGTTATATCTTCTAATGTTAAGCCTGAGCCTAATAATTCACCTACTTTTCTATTACGACTGTGACGACTGTTGCAAGTAACAAAAAGATCTCCTAAGCCGGAAAGACCTGAAAAAGTAATTGCTTTTGCCCCCATAGCAACTCCGAGTCGGGATATCTCAGCTAAACCTCTTGTAATCAATGCCGCTTTTGTATTATCGCCTAAACCAAGTCCGTCAATTATGCCTGCAGCAATGGCAATTACATTCTTTAGTGAGCCACCAAGTTCGCAACCTGTAACATCATCAGAGGCATAAACGCGGAAATATTCATTTGAGAATACCTGCTGAATTTCATGAGCAAAAATTATATTTTCTGAAGCACCAACGATTGTAGTAGGAGTTTTGCGGGATACTTCCTCAGCATGACTTGGACCTGTAAGCACTGCAAAGTGGCTTGAATCAATATCGCCACTTTTCTGAAAAATTTCGGATATTCTGCACAAAGTTTCAACTTCAACCCCTTTGCTACCATTGATTATGAATTTGTTTTTCATAGGCAGATTGTAATTCAGGATTGTTGATTTTATAAATTGTGTTGGAATAGTATTGACTAGCCATTCACAATCGGCAAGAAGTGCAGTATTGCTTGTAACAGAGATTGAATTATCAATTTCTACTCCGGGAAGATAGTCGGGATTTTTTCTGGTTTGATTAATAATACTAACAAGATTTTCATCATGCGACCAGAGAGTAACTTCATAGCCATTGCTTGATAAAACAAGAGCCAGCGAAGTACCCCAACCGCCGGCTCCTAATACACCTATATTTAGATTTTCTATTGTCAATTTTCTTCTTTGGGTTTATTCTTCAGTTTAATTAACTGTAACTTTGAAAATTTATTTTCATTGCCTTGTAAAAGTCTTTTAATATTTGCTCTGTGAGTATAAATCACAAGTACCATCAATCCAAGTGCAAAGTATATCAGGACACTATACCCGGGTATATCAGCACCGAAAATGTTGTATCTGACTATCATTGATGACGGAATTGAAAAAGCCGCCATAATTGAGCCAAGTGAAATATATCCTGAGAAAATTACTGTCAGTGCAAAAAGCGAGAAGGCAATCAATACATCATAAGGGGCAAGACCAATAAGCATACCGGCGGCTGTATTTACACCTTTACCTCCCTTAAATCCTGCAAAAACAGACCATATATGTCCAACTACTGCTGACACACCGGCAAGAAGTTTGAGAAGTGTGATATGCTCGAACATTGTAGCATTCGGAAAAATTAAACCTTCACCAATATAACCGGCAACAAGAACTACAGCAAGATAACCTTTTAGTATATCTGTAATCTGAACAAATAAACCCCACTTCCAGCCCAAAATCCTAAAAGCATTAGTACTACCCATATTGCCGCTTCCTTTTGTGCGGATATCAAATCCGAAAAAGCGCTTGCTTACTATAATAGCTGTGGGTATGCTACCAACGAAATAACTTAATACAGCTATTAATGCTATTTTTAAAACTACTTCCATAAATCACTATGCTAAAAAAATTGCAAAAACACAAAATTTTAAAATAATCGAATTATTTTAAAAAAACAAACATATTGTTAATAAAGAGTGAATTTTTGCTAAATTATTTTAAAAAATCTTTAAAATGGTGCATTGATATACCTGCAGCAACTGCCACATTTAATGATTCAGCATCTCCAAATCCAACAATTTTAAATTTCTTAGTTAGAATTTCATTTACATCATCTGAAATTCCCTTAGCTTCACTGCCGAAAACCACTCCGAACTTTTTCTTAACTTTGGTTTTTTCAATTGTGTCATCAGTATTAAGTGTCGCTCCTAAAATATCAAATCCTTTGTAGTGTTCATTTATATAACCTGCTAAGTCCGGTGCATAATGAATTGCTGTTTTGAAAATTGCACCCATAGTCGAGCGTACAGTTTTCGGATTATAGCAGTCTGCGCAATCTCTGCCGATTAATATCTGGTCGAACCCAAACCAATTCGCTGTTCGGATAATAGTTCCAACATTGCCCGGGTCTGCAACGCCATCAAGTGCTATGAATGGCTTGCTGTAGTCAGGCTCAATAGTCTGAATATTAACAACTGCCAGAATGCTCTGAGGGGATTTTGTGTCGGTAAGCTGGTCAAAAAGATGTTTTTGAGCAGCATAAACCGGAACTCCTTTTTCAGAATAGTACTCTGCTATTTCGAGAACATCCTGCGTAGGGGAATCTCTAAGTACAACAAGTTCGGTCGTAAAACCGCTTTTGGTGAGCTCCGAAACTAATCGCTCACCTTCCGCAACGAATAATCCGTTTTGGTCGCGAAACGGTTTTTGGTGAAGAGAACGTATCAGTTTCTTCAGCTTCTGGGATACCTGCATTGTGTATAACATCAATTAACTTATTTATTTTTTGAAAAATACTAAAATACAAAATATAAAAATACGATATATTTACAAAAAACAATTATTTTTACATAAGTTTTTATACCAAATTTGTAAAATATGCTAATTTCTGAGATTTTAAAGAAGAAAAGAGACGGTTTTGAGTTAACTCGAGACGAAATAAAATTTTTTGTCGAAGGGCTGAATAATTCAAATGTCTCCGATTTGCAAGCGGCTGCATTTTTAATGGCATCATGTATTTGCGGTCTTAGTCCGGCTGAAATTTCCCAGCTGACTTTCAGTATGAGAGATTCAGGCAAAAAGTTCGATTTCACATCAATTCCTTACAAAAAAGTTGACAAACACTCAACCGGTGGGGTGGGCGATAAAATATCATTATTGATAACACCGCTTTGTATGGCGTTTGATGTTGCTGTACCTATGATTTCAGGAAGAGGACTTGGTCATACCGGCGGGACAGTTGATAAACTGGAATCAATCACCGGATTTAGAATACGACTTGATACTGAGGATTATGCTAAGCTTTTACATGAAAATGGAGTTTTTATGGCTTGCCAGACAGATGATATTGCTCCTGCTGATAAAAAGCTCTATCACATCCGCGATGTTACCGGCACTGTCGAATCGGTCGGGCTAATCACCGCATCAATACTAAGCAAAAAATTGGTCGAAGATTTGGATGCACTTGTTATTGATATGAAAGTCGGTAATGGTGCTTTTATGAAATCACTCGAGCAGTCTCGTGAGCTTGCAAGCTCAATGATTGATGTCGCTCGTCAAAGCGGACTTGCTATGACTGTGATTTTTTCATCTATGGAGCAGCCACTTGGAAATAAAATCGGAAATTGGCTCGAAATTGAAGAAACTATGGATTCGCTCAAAGGGAATTGCCCTGACGATATTAAAGAATTAACTCTCTCATTGACAGCTTCTATGCTTGTAAATGCAGATATTTTTAAAAGCAAAGCTCAGGCAATCATTGAACTTGAGAAAGTATTGAATTCCGGTATTGCTTTTAATAATTTTGTGAAGATGATTGAATCACAAGGTGGTGACTTAGAATCAAGTAAAAGAAAGTATGAAAATTATCCAAATCAATCAATTTTTGCCGATAAGTCGGGATATATTCAGCAGATTGATACATTATATGTAGGTATTGCCGGTATTATGCTCGGCGGTGGAAGACGTGACATAAATGACCGCATTGATTACGGTGCAGGTATAATATTAAATAAAAAAATCGGTGATAGGGTAGAAGCGGGAGAGGAGATTGCCCTTATCCAATCCAAAGATACTACTTCTTTTTGTCAAGCTTCAGATTATCTGAAGAACTGCCTGATTATTGGTGATTCGAAGCCTGAAATACCTAAACTTATACTTGATGAGTGGACGGCATGACCCTTGAAATTGCAGACATTCTTATAATCGTAATTTATTTTGCAATAGTTCTTTATGTCGGATTTGTAGTTGCAGGAAAAAAGGAACGGAAAAGTGAATCTAAGGAAGAATATTTATTAGCCGGCAGAAAACTGACTCTGCCGCTTTTTGTCGCTTCACTTGTTGCAACATGGTATGGAAGTATATTAGGTATCGGTGAATTTGTATATACTTCGGGATTTGTGGCTTGGGTTTGTTTCGGCTTGCCTTATTATATCGCTGCAGGAATTTTTGCGTATTTCTTAGCCGGAAAAATCAGGAGTTCAAACGTTACTTCAATTCCCGAGCAGATTAGAATGAAGTATGGAAAATATGCCGGAATAGCTGCATCAGTTATTGTTCTTGTTATTACAATACCTGCGGCTTATATACTTATGCTTGGAGTAATAATTCAGCTTTTTTCGGGCTGGAGCTTATGGTTCTCAATAATTATTGGTGCTGTTTTATCGCTGATATACCTCTTTACAGGCGGCTTTAGGGCTGATGTTTATACCAACACAGCACAGTTTGTTTTAATGTATTTAGGCTTTGCTTTGCTGCTTGTTTTTGCATTGATCAATTATGGCTCAATTGGAGATATGCTGACTTTACTTCCGGAAAACCACAAAACTTTCAAAGGTGATTACAATTGGCAGTTTCTCATTGCATGGTTTATTATTGCTTTTCAGACATTTGTTGACCCGAGCTTCCATCAGCGTTGTTCTGCAGCAACTTCACCCAAAACAGCCAGAAATGGTATATTCGTTTCAATAGCATTCTGGGCAGTTTTTGATTTCCTGACCTTGACAACAGGTTTATTTGCTAAAGCATATTTGAATATTGAAAATCCCCTGATGTCATTCCCTTTGCTTGGAGAGGCAGTATTGCCGGCTTTTTTCAAAGGATTGTTTGTTGTTTCGCTTCTTGCTACCGTGATGTCAACTCTTGATAGTTATGCATTTTTAAGTGCACTGACTATTGGAAATGACATTCTGTCAAATTTTAAGAAATTCAGTAAATTTTCTACTCAATCTCTTACTAAAGCAGGGCTTATAATCACAGGAATTGTAGGAGTGATTATTGCTATAGCTATGCCATCAGCAGTGGAAATTATCTATAAAACTGCATCTGTAGCTGTTCCGGGGTTGATTTTTCCTCTTACATTGAGTATGAATTCCAAATTTGAAATTAAACCCAAAAGTGCCTTATTGATTATGATTTCATCAAGTTTAATTTCTTTATCCTGGACATTTCTGAAAGCCTATGAAATTAATTTCTTCAAAGATATTGAACCTATGTTTCCGGGCATTATTTTTGCATTTATTTTAACTTTGTTTTTCATAAAAAAGGTTGCACATAATGAATCTTTCAAATTCAATTAGTTTGTTGAGGATAATTTTGACATTCCCGGTAGCATATTTTATCTATGCAGGTGAAATCAATATTGCTATAATAATTGGTGTGATTGCAGGTTTGACTGATTTTCTTGATGGATTTTTCGCAAGGAAATTAAATCAGATAACTGACCTTGGAAAAATATTAGATCCTGTTGCAGATAAAGTATTTGTTGGTGTAATTGCTCTTGTGATGATATTGACCGAAGCTATGCCT
Protein-coding sequences here:
- a CDS encoding NAD(P)-dependent glycerol-3-phosphate dehydrogenase → MENLNIGVLGAGGWGTSLALVLSSNGYEVTLWSHDENLVSIINQTRKNPDYLPGVEIDNSISVTSNTALLADCEWLVNTIPTQFIKSTILNYNLPMKNKFIINGSKGVEVETLCRISEIFQKSGDIDSSHFAVLTGPSHAEEVSRKTPTTIVGASENIIFAHEIQQVFSNEYFRVYASDDVTGCELGGSLKNVIAIAAGIIDGLGLGDNTKAALITRGLAEISRLGVAMGAKAITFSGLSGLGDLFVTCNSRHSRNRKVGELLGSGLTLEDITSQMKMVAEGVYTTKAAIELGKKHNVEMPISEQVYRILFENVKPMEAIHDLMTRQSKREWWW
- a CDS encoding T9SS type A sorting domain-containing protein, which codes for MRIFFNKYYKYLTVVSSWIFLLFLPVNLEADTTKTKCFGIDRGIEDWRKKDTIETSVLMPIDGEDFIKAYPNPSVSLVFFEIKRDLADYTATIEDIRGFTINRFDNEKLIDEILSWDLRNDAGEKVAPGAYFLKIKSQKGILIKKFIIE
- a CDS encoding sodium:solute symporter family protein, with translation MTLEIADILIIVIYFAIVLYVGFVVAGKKERKSESKEEYLLAGRKLTLPLFVASLVATWYGSILGIGEFVYTSGFVAWVCFGLPYYIAAGIFAYFLAGKIRSSNVTSIPEQIRMKYGKYAGIAASVIVLVITIPAAYILMLGVIIQLFSGWSLWFSIIIGAVLSLIYLFTGGFRADVYTNTAQFVLMYLGFALLLVFALINYGSIGDMLTLLPENHKTFKGDYNWQFLIAWFIIAFQTFVDPSFHQRCSAATSPKTARNGIFVSIAFWAVFDFLTLTTGLFAKAYLNIENPLMSFPLLGEAVLPAFFKGLFVVSLLATVMSTLDSYAFLSALTIGNDILSNFKKFSKFSTQSLTKAGLIITGIVGVIIAIAMPSAVEIIYKTASVAVPGLIFPLTLSMNSKFEIKPKSALLIMISSSLISLSWTFLKAYEINFFKDIEPMFPGIIFAFILTLFFIKKVAHNESFKFN
- the plsY gene encoding glycerol-3-phosphate 1-O-acyltransferase PlsY — protein: MEVVLKIALIAVLSYFVGSIPTAIIVSKRFFGFDIRTKGSGNMGSTNAFRILGWKWGLFVQITDILKGYLAVVLVAGYIGEGLIFPNATMFEHITLLKLLAGVSAVVGHIWSVFAGFKGGKGVNTAAGMLIGLAPYDVLIAFSLFALTVIFSGYISLGSIMAAFSIPSSMIVRYNIFGADIPGYSVLIYFALGLMVLVIYTHRANIKRLLQGNENKFSKLQLIKLKNKPKEEN
- a CDS encoding carotene hydroxylase — protein: MEFVAWFTHKYVMHGFLWSLHRDHHVQPKGFFQRNDTFFLIFAIPSWLFIMFGMMNGFDFRIWIGLGIMLYGIAYFLFHEVLIHQRMKKLRKILFRNLDNSYLKSVIKAHHAHHKYLDKNPGESYGMLIIGKKYKINKS
- a CDS encoding multidrug efflux SMR transporter, yielding MYWIILSVAGLFEVGWAVSMKLSEGFTNLKWTIITVILLIISMLGLGIAVKHLPVGTAYAVWTGIGAVGTAVLGIILFKESAEFWRIFFLLMIVCGIIGLKIVTK
- a CDS encoding thymidine phosphorylase, which codes for MLISEILKKKRDGFELTRDEIKFFVEGLNNSNVSDLQAAAFLMASCICGLSPAEISQLTFSMRDSGKKFDFTSIPYKKVDKHSTGGVGDKISLLITPLCMAFDVAVPMISGRGLGHTGGTVDKLESITGFRIRLDTEDYAKLLHENGVFMACQTDDIAPADKKLYHIRDVTGTVESVGLITASILSKKLVEDLDALVIDMKVGNGAFMKSLEQSRELASSMIDVARQSGLAMTVIFSSMEQPLGNKIGNWLEIEETMDSLKGNCPDDIKELTLSLTASMLVNADIFKSKAQAIIELEKVLNSGIAFNNFVKMIESQGGDLESSKRKYENYPNQSIFADKSGYIQQIDTLYVGIAGIMLGGGRRDINDRIDYGAGIILNKKIGDRVEAGEEIALIQSKDTTSFCQASDYLKNCLIIGDSKPEIPKLILDEWTA
- a CDS encoding RNA methyltransferase encodes the protein MLYTMQVSQKLKKLIRSLHQKPFRDQNGLFVAEGERLVSELTKSGFTTELVVLRDSPTQDVLEIAEYYSEKGVPVYAAQKHLFDQLTDTKSPQSILAVVNIQTIEPDYSKPFIALDGVADPGNVGTIIRTANWFGFDQILIGRDCADCYNPKTVRSTMGAIFKTAIHYAPDLAGYINEHYKGFDILGATLNTDDTIEKTKVKKKFGVVFGSEAKGISDDVNEILTKKFKIVGFGDAESLNVAVAAGISMHHFKDFLK